In Ignavibacteriota bacterium, a single window of DNA contains:
- a CDS encoding (Fe-S)-binding protein codes for MPLKNIVFIVLLLAAAGIFSFTLRRVIRTLQLGKPENRFDQWDKRISNVLEIAIGQTKILRDRIAGPVHAGIFWGFMVLLAAVAESIGEGIIPGFSLSFLGPVYDLLALGGDLMGFVVLLAVLVALFRRHVSGPARVRAVDPKAQLDATLILTAIACIMISMFFQNAARIALGEGGAYASHWRPLSLALAGIFSAGSGTELVFEIAWWIHIVLVLGFLNALPYTKHFHVLTSVPNTYFSNRGIRIEGDGALKPVNLEDETAEKFGASDIEDLTWKQLFDSYTCTECGRCTAVCPANLTGKPLSPKKIITDTRARLQEKAPLLLAGEAESAETAKPLLHSYITAEELWACTTCRACVQECPVMIEHVDEIVELRRNLVLTEGAFPDELQLLYKNLENNFAPWQFSPDDRAKWAEGLNIPQLSELGSAEGIDYLFWVGCAGSFDARYKRVSVAFARIMQHAGLRFAILGTEEKCNGDSARRTGNEYLAQMLMQDNISTLNGYGVKRIVTACPHCFHSLQNEFPQFGGAYEVIHHTQLIKELVEQGVLGLTEPLPGTATVHDSCYLGRYNDVYDEPRLSLANVPGLRMVEMERSRDRGLCCGAGGGRMFMEETIGKRVNIERTEEALATGADTIASACPFCMTMLTDGVKEKGRAEDVQVKDIAEIVYEAMRK; via the coding sequence ATGCCTCTGAAGAACATCGTCTTTATCGTGCTGCTGCTCGCGGCAGCCGGAATCTTCTCCTTCACTTTGCGGCGTGTTATCCGGACCCTGCAGCTCGGAAAACCCGAAAACCGTTTCGATCAATGGGACAAACGGATCTCTAATGTCCTAGAAATCGCGATTGGGCAGACAAAGATCCTACGGGACAGGATCGCGGGTCCTGTTCATGCCGGGATCTTCTGGGGTTTTATGGTTCTGCTCGCGGCCGTTGCCGAGTCGATCGGCGAAGGTATCATACCCGGTTTCAGTCTGTCCTTCCTCGGCCCGGTGTATGATCTGCTTGCGCTTGGCGGCGATCTGATGGGTTTTGTGGTTCTGCTCGCCGTTCTCGTCGCGTTGTTCCGCCGGCACGTTTCCGGTCCGGCACGTGTCCGTGCCGTCGATCCGAAAGCACAGCTCGACGCAACGCTCATACTTACCGCTATCGCGTGTATCATGATTTCGATGTTTTTCCAGAACGCCGCACGCATCGCATTGGGTGAAGGCGGCGCGTACGCGTCGCACTGGCGCCCGCTGAGTCTTGCTTTGGCCGGGATATTCTCGGCTGGCAGCGGCACCGAACTCGTCTTCGAGATCGCGTGGTGGATCCATATCGTGCTTGTGCTCGGGTTCCTCAACGCGCTTCCGTACACGAAACACTTCCATGTGCTGACCTCGGTACCCAACACGTATTTCAGCAACCGGGGTATTCGGATCGAGGGTGACGGAGCCCTGAAGCCGGTGAACCTGGAGGACGAAACCGCGGAAAAATTCGGGGCCTCGGACATAGAGGATCTAACCTGGAAACAACTCTTCGACAGTTACACATGCACCGAATGCGGCCGCTGCACCGCCGTCTGCCCCGCCAATCTCACCGGCAAACCGCTCTCGCCGAAAAAAATCATTACCGACACACGTGCGCGGCTTCAGGAAAAGGCCCCGCTGCTCCTGGCCGGCGAGGCCGAGTCCGCCGAAACCGCAAAGCCCCTCCTCCATTCCTACATCACGGCCGAAGAGTTATGGGCCTGCACCACCTGCCGCGCCTGCGTGCAGGAATGTCCGGTCATGATCGAGCATGTGGATGAAATCGTGGAACTGCGCCGCAATCTCGTCCTGACCGAAGGGGCCTTCCCCGATGAGCTCCAATTGTTGTACAAGAATCTGGAGAACAACTTCGCACCCTGGCAGTTCAGCCCCGACGACCGTGCGAAGTGGGCCGAGGGCCTCAACATCCCGCAATTGTCGGAGCTCGGTAGCGCCGAAGGAATCGACTACCTGTTCTGGGTCGGCTGTGCCGGCTCCTTCGACGCCCGTTACAAGCGTGTCAGCGTGGCCTTTGCACGCATCATGCAACATGCGGGACTGCGCTTCGCCATTCTGGGAACAGAAGAGAAGTGCAACGGCGACTCCGCGCGCCGCACTGGCAATGAGTACCTTGCCCAGATGCTGATGCAGGACAACATCTCTACATTGAACGGATATGGCGTCAAACGGATCGTGACCGCCTGCCCGCACTGTTTCCATTCCCTGCAGAACGAGTTCCCGCAGTTCGGCGGTGCGTATGAGGTGATCCATCACACGCAGCTCATCAAGGAACTGGTTGAACAGGGTGTGCTTGGACTGACCGAGCCCTTGCCCGGTACTGCAACCGTGCACGATAGCTGCTACCTTGGCCGGTACAACGATGTCTACGACGAACCGCGGCTTTCCCTGGCAAATGTGCCCGGACTCCGCATGGTCGAAATGGAACGCAGCCGCGACCGCGGCCTGTGCTGCGGTGCGGGCGGAGGCCGCATGTTTATGGAGGAGACCATCGGCAAGCGTGTCAACATCGAACGAACCGAGGAAGCTCTTGCCACAGGAGCCGACACCATCGCCTCCGCGTGCCCGTTCTGCATGACAATGCTCACCGACGGTGTCAAGGAAAAAGGCCGCGCCGAGGATGTGCAGGTCAAGGATATCGCAGAGATCGTCTACGAAGCAATGAGGAAGTAA
- a CDS encoding pyridoxal-phosphate dependent enzyme, giving the protein MRSILPTPFHRLSALSREFGIELWCKRDDLTGFALGGNKTRKLDMLIEDALKRGATDLIAVGGVQSNFCRLAAAYAAAEGVAAHLVLGGTRLHSRVGGNLLLDEFFGARITRVDSDDWLLWERAAVEKEAGLIAEGRTPYRMPVGGSTPIGAKGYVAGFLEILKDAEAASIEIGAIVHATSSAGTHAGLLVGRALSGWDGRIIAMAVAKSEEQLRNEAAALAGTLADSLGVDIDPAGLLVDAGSLGPGYGVPTAEAQEAQLLFALREGILLDDVYTAKAAAGLLRLCREGRLPKDRAVVFLHTGGVPQMFSVLPV; this is encoded by the coding sequence ATGCGCTCCATTCTTCCCACACCGTTCCATCGGCTCTCCGCCCTGTCGCGCGAGTTCGGGATCGAATTGTGGTGCAAACGTGACGACCTCACGGGCTTCGCGCTCGGCGGGAACAAGACACGCAAGCTCGACATGTTGATCGAGGATGCGCTGAAACGCGGCGCAACCGATCTGATCGCCGTCGGCGGCGTACAGTCGAATTTCTGCCGACTCGCGGCGGCGTACGCCGCTGCGGAAGGAGTCGCGGCACATCTTGTCCTCGGCGGGACGCGGTTGCACTCGCGTGTAGGGGGTAATCTGCTGCTCGACGAATTTTTCGGAGCGCGGATCACACGGGTCGATTCGGACGATTGGTTGTTATGGGAACGCGCCGCCGTGGAAAAGGAAGCAGGGCTCATTGCTGAAGGCCGTACGCCGTACAGGATGCCCGTCGGCGGCTCGACGCCGATCGGCGCCAAGGGATATGTGGCTGGTTTCCTGGAAATCCTCAAAGATGCCGAGGCCGCCTCGATCGAAATAGGTGCGATTGTTCATGCAACATCATCCGCGGGCACACATGCGGGACTGCTTGTGGGGCGCGCGTTGAGTGGATGGGACGGACGGATCATCGCGATGGCAGTCGCTAAATCGGAGGAACAGCTCCGCAATGAGGCGGCGGCGCTCGCTGGCACTCTGGCCGACTCGCTCGGCGTCGATATCGATCCCGCCGGATTGCTCGTGGATGCCGGGTCGCTTGGGCCGGGCTACGGTGTACCAACCGCCGAAGCACAGGAAGCGCAGCTGCTGTTCGCCTTGCGCGAAGGGATACTACTCGATGACGTCTACACGGCGAAGGCCGCCGCGGGACTGCTCCGTCTCTGCAGGGAAGGGCGCCTGCCGAAGGATCGTGCCGTGGTGTTCCTGCACACGGGAGGTGTGCCGCAGATGTTTTCGGTCCTGCCTGTCTGA
- a CDS encoding TonB family protein, with protein MTRVLTTAAVFLLISALCYGQTDGVKKRGSIPQEFSLPPQGATLHFTSPLPPQLVKPDYPAVHRENDFEGVAELSLYVTAEGDVVYAEVSVGSGDEAFDEEALRAALKSRFPSGYAMLDGTPTDFRISVPYYFLLASDPENYWHTRLELARVQQQYEVVMREFQGLAHSRSSREKAESIRRRLEDRVAAAKRLHRQLAEKKELAILRLRDEIASAKETLDGSGRPATARNTQREIPPEQVPTTVVAVQQVNIISNAEVVSANDIDRLNQELEIKKSYL; from the coding sequence ATGACGCGTGTCCTCACCACCGCAGCAGTCTTTCTCCTCATATCCGCCCTCTGTTACGGACAGACGGACGGCGTAAAGAAACGCGGCTCGATCCCGCAGGAGTTCTCGCTTCCTCCTCAGGGCGCCACGTTACACTTTACATCGCCGCTGCCTCCGCAATTGGTGAAACCGGATTACCCCGCTGTCCATCGTGAAAACGATTTCGAAGGCGTGGCCGAACTCTCGCTGTATGTCACCGCCGAAGGCGACGTCGTGTACGCCGAGGTATCGGTCGGATCGGGCGACGAAGCATTCGATGAAGAGGCATTACGCGCGGCGCTGAAATCGCGGTTCCCGTCGGGCTACGCAATGCTCGACGGCACTCCGACCGACTTCCGCATTTCCGTCCCGTATTATTTTCTCCTCGCGTCGGATCCGGAGAATTACTGGCACACGCGACTGGAACTCGCCCGCGTGCAGCAGCAGTATGAAGTGGTGATGCGCGAATTCCAGGGTCTGGCACACTCACGTAGCAGCCGTGAGAAGGCGGAGTCAATTCGCAGGCGTCTTGAAGACCGCGTCGCGGCCGCAAAGCGCCTACACAGGCAGCTCGCAGAAAAGAAAGAACTCGCGATCCTTCGCCTGCGCGATGAGATTGCTTCCGCAAAGGAAACACTCGACGGCTCCGGTCGTCCGGCAACCGCGAGAAATACACAACGTGAAATCCCACCGGAACAGGTCCCGACCACTGTTGTTGCCGTGCAGCAGGTGAACATCATCTCCAATGCTGAAGTGGTGAGCGCCAACGACATCGACCGCCTGAATCAGGAACTCGAGATCAAGAAGTCGTATCTGTAA
- a CDS encoding glycosyltransferase, which yields MPPDICHILFNTIAKLPPVYHELRSLSLAGVETAVYEVANDDEPNAAPLSLPHLSLTRARILLRRLSTRQSRAWKLARFAEYMVRVFFFVLRTRCTIVVAHDLPAAIPSWLAARLSRKRIVYNAHELWGESNGITAPFPAFWRTLDRFLCPRVDALITPEENRARIYRDEYGARTTTLVIPNAPPYRSPEASSVLSDFLAAQGILPDMIVLYQGIFDESRCLHELIEAMVHTDEGIVLVLAGRGSDEQRRKLEVAISQRGLSGRVVFHPFVHYESLHRFTSSADVGVLFYRNDCRNNMYCAPNKLYEYAQAGLPVLASDNPGVADVIRARGMGLVVDATYPETITEGLNLLKDPQRRAAMTAHALDAAQNDFQWEHGFVRLLKLYTDLTGQFGAADFSKTDP from the coding sequence ATGCCGCCAGACATCTGCCATATACTCTTCAACACGATCGCGAAACTTCCGCCTGTGTATCACGAGCTCCGCTCGCTCTCCCTTGCGGGTGTGGAGACCGCGGTGTACGAAGTGGCAAACGACGACGAACCAAACGCGGCGCCTCTTTCGCTGCCGCACCTGTCCCTCACGCGTGCCCGGATACTTCTCCGCAGACTCAGCACGCGGCAATCGCGTGCATGGAAGCTTGCCCGGTTTGCGGAATACATGGTGCGTGTATTCTTCTTTGTGCTTCGGACGCGATGTACCATCGTTGTGGCGCATGACCTGCCCGCGGCGATCCCGTCGTGGCTTGCCGCGCGGTTGTCGCGGAAGCGCATCGTGTACAATGCGCATGAACTCTGGGGCGAGAGCAACGGCATCACCGCGCCGTTCCCCGCCTTCTGGCGGACACTCGATCGTTTTCTCTGCCCGCGGGTCGACGCCCTCATCACACCCGAGGAGAACCGCGCGCGCATCTATCGTGACGAATACGGGGCGCGGACCACGACACTTGTGATACCCAATGCCCCGCCATACAGGTCGCCCGAGGCCTCGTCTGTTCTGTCGGACTTTTTAGCTGCACAAGGAATACTGCCTGATATGATTGTGCTGTATCAAGGGATCTTCGACGAGAGCCGCTGCCTGCACGAGCTGATCGAAGCCATGGTGCACACCGATGAGGGCATAGTGCTTGTTCTTGCCGGACGCGGCAGCGATGAACAGCGCCGCAAGCTCGAGGTCGCCATTTCGCAACGAGGGCTCAGCGGACGCGTGGTGTTTCATCCCTTCGTCCACTACGAATCATTACACAGATTCACTTCATCGGCCGATGTCGGTGTTCTATTCTATCGAAACGACTGCCGCAACAACATGTATTGCGCCCCCAACAAGCTCTATGAATACGCGCAGGCGGGCCTGCCGGTACTTGCCAGCGACAACCCGGGAGTGGCGGATGTGATACGGGCCCGCGGCATGGGACTCGTCGTCGACGCGACGTATCCCGAAACAATCACGGAAGGGCTGAACCTCTTGAAAGATCCACAGCGGCGGGCGGCGATGACCGCACATGCCCTTGATGCGGCACAAAACGACTTCCAGTGGGAGCATGGATTTGTGCGTCTTCTGAAACTTTACACGGACCTGACCGGCCAATTCGGAGCAGCAGATTTTTCGAAGACCGACCCGTGA
- a CDS encoding T9SS type A sorting domain-containing protein, with product MRHSKLLLVPVFLLAFCAHNTHAGPGDTIVVKTFTFDQRAPYEGKFLFPSTAKRFEKILMYYKLKCNPAQSPACGEWDYLTYTNVYQHTGRLDSTLKSQPSFTVNGAARDTLLATRTPAWIYGGRFEKSITHTSTISLKEASVGSGSLTIDPRHGIGAQDRRYQFLWRADELVAAGLAAGPVTGLRLNVSSGSSHFQNLTLRLRGTSQTELSAVAPVLDGFTTVYQQGTRMQAGIVPLQFLAPYQWDGTQNLLIDVSYTCADDSPILLSADATGFTAGLDTDPADIAVDFAAVSHAAAPVDRFETVSDAITVSLWCYGDAAALPANTSIFEANDAQGKRVINAHLPWGNGRIYWDAGAGTYDRIENDALPENYKGRWNHWAFTKDARTGDMRIYLNGELWHSGTGKTKPMNGIREFRIGSNGAGAGSYYDGLIDDVCVWNSVLDQATIQGLMRSTPGPSHPFAASLVAQYTFDEGHGAFTANNAMPGSAARLVGGAFWADYRGDRQKNFIPVPARPAVVFEQGVYTSRIDSVFVPDSSAVHPMMVVRFGDSTRATTPTDTLLVWAPFWRYTFDASGKIIDSSYIAADDTFIRQNWPYYGPPFEVVNRFEIGRFITPYGINLDLGEGWTWIYDVTDFAPLFTDSVHISAGNWQELLELNFVMIEGIPPRDVVRVQNVWNGDWSLKSFAERVPPKRVGLDPRAASHRLKVTTTGHQFSNATNCAEFCPKVHSLDINGATRYSWQIIQECADNPLYPQGGTWIYDRAGWCPGMPAATQNLELTPYVSGDSALIDYNSEYDEFGNYVVETQLISYGPANFTRDAALLDIITPSTYEMHRRFNPACSRPRIRIRNNGSETLTSLDIAYGPVGGNTNTWRWTGSLDFLSEADVYLPSFEWGTPSGENRFRVALSNPNGGADEYQTNNVMTSSFVPVPVHAKPIYVYFKTNLAASENWYEVLDAGGNQVHVKSGFANNTINRDTLRLPNGCYEFILHDTGNDGISFWANNDGSGNINFRMVGGSLWASLGADFGKETRYSFRLEIPTGLDDVPVTVDAFDVYPNPAASGITVSFEHQASAHITLSLTDLLGRRVLTHDAGNMNTGTHELLLSTQGVAPGTYVLDVARNGKPFRQATVRVLR from the coding sequence ATGCGACACTCCAAACTTCTCCTTGTGCCAGTGTTTCTACTCGCCTTTTGTGCGCACAACACCCACGCGGGTCCGGGCGATACGATCGTGGTCAAGACCTTTACTTTCGATCAGCGCGCACCCTACGAGGGAAAATTTCTTTTCCCCAGCACCGCGAAACGTTTCGAAAAAATCCTGATGTACTACAAGCTGAAATGTAATCCCGCCCAAAGCCCTGCCTGTGGTGAGTGGGATTATCTCACCTACACCAACGTCTATCAGCATACGGGACGCCTCGACTCGACCCTCAAATCACAACCGAGCTTCACCGTGAACGGCGCTGCCCGCGACACGCTGCTCGCGACACGCACTCCCGCATGGATCTACGGTGGTCGCTTTGAGAAATCGATCACACATACCTCCACCATATCGCTGAAAGAGGCGAGTGTCGGATCCGGTTCACTGACCATCGATCCGCGACATGGAATCGGAGCACAGGACAGGCGGTATCAATTCCTCTGGCGCGCCGACGAGTTGGTCGCCGCCGGACTTGCGGCGGGACCCGTCACCGGTCTGCGCCTGAATGTCTCATCCGGATCATCCCACTTTCAAAATTTGACACTGCGTCTCCGCGGCACGTCGCAGACGGAGCTTTCGGCGGTCGCCCCTGTTCTGGACGGCTTCACAACCGTGTATCAGCAGGGCACGCGCATGCAGGCCGGGATTGTTCCGCTGCAGTTCCTCGCACCGTACCAGTGGGACGGTACGCAGAACCTGCTGATCGACGTGAGTTATACCTGCGCTGACGACAGTCCCATTTTGCTTTCCGCCGATGCAACCGGATTTACTGCGGGCCTCGACACCGACCCCGCCGATATCGCCGTTGACTTTGCAGCGGTGAGCCACGCCGCGGCACCGGTTGACCGGTTCGAGACGGTTTCCGATGCGATCACCGTGTCGCTGTGGTGCTACGGCGATGCAGCAGCCCTGCCCGCCAACACCAGCATCTTTGAAGCGAATGATGCGCAGGGTAAACGTGTGATCAACGCACATCTGCCATGGGGCAACGGACGAATATATTGGGACGCAGGCGCCGGAACGTATGATCGTATCGAGAACGACGCGCTGCCTGAGAACTACAAGGGGCGCTGGAACCATTGGGCGTTCACCAAAGATGCACGTACAGGCGATATGCGCATCTATCTTAACGGAGAACTGTGGCACAGCGGTACCGGAAAGACCAAACCCATGAACGGCATCCGGGAGTTTCGCATCGGCAGCAATGGCGCGGGCGCGGGATCCTATTACGACGGTTTGATCGACGATGTATGTGTATGGAATTCGGTACTCGATCAGGCCACGATACAGGGACTCATGCGCAGCACTCCCGGACCTTCGCATCCTTTCGCCGCATCTCTTGTCGCGCAGTACACGTTTGATGAAGGTCATGGGGCATTCACGGCCAACAATGCGATGCCCGGGAGCGCGGCACGGCTCGTCGGAGGTGCATTCTGGGCCGACTACCGTGGCGACAGACAGAAGAATTTTATCCCGGTACCCGCACGCCCCGCGGTGGTCTTTGAACAGGGCGTCTATACCTCCAGAATCGATTCCGTGTTTGTGCCGGATTCGTCGGCGGTACACCCGATGATGGTCGTCCGCTTCGGAGACAGCACACGCGCCACAACACCCACCGACACGCTGTTGGTGTGGGCTCCGTTCTGGCGGTATACGTTCGACGCCTCGGGAAAAATTATCGATTCGAGTTATATCGCAGCGGACGACACCTTCATCCGGCAGAACTGGCCGTACTACGGCCCGCCGTTCGAAGTTGTGAACCGCTTCGAAATCGGCAGGTTCATCACTCCCTACGGCATCAACCTCGACCTCGGCGAAGGGTGGACCTGGATCTACGACGTGACCGACTTTGCACCGCTGTTCACCGACTCCGTTCACATCTCTGCGGGAAACTGGCAGGAACTTCTCGAACTGAATTTTGTGATGATTGAAGGAATTCCGCCGAGGGATGTTGTGCGTGTGCAGAACGTGTGGAATGGGGATTGGTCGCTCAAGTCCTTTGCCGAGCGCGTCCCTCCGAAACGAGTCGGTCTCGATCCGCGTGCGGCCTCACACCGCCTGAAGGTAACCACTACCGGACACCAATTCAGCAACGCGACCAACTGTGCAGAATTCTGTCCGAAGGTTCACAGTCTCGACATCAATGGTGCAACGCGCTATTCGTGGCAGATCATTCAGGAGTGCGCCGACAATCCCTTATACCCGCAGGGCGGTACGTGGATATACGACCGCGCCGGATGGTGCCCGGGCATGCCCGCCGCAACACAAAATCTGGAGCTGACCCCGTACGTGTCCGGCGACTCGGCGCTTATCGACTACAACTCCGAGTACGACGAGTTCGGAAACTACGTGGTGGAAACACAGTTGATTTCGTACGGTCCCGCAAATTTCACTCGTGATGCAGCGCTGCTCGATATAATCACACCAAGCACCTACGAAATGCATCGCCGTTTTAATCCCGCCTGTTCGCGCCCGCGCATCCGCATCCGGAACAACGGATCCGAGACGTTGACATCCCTCGATATCGCATACGGTCCGGTCGGAGGCAATACCAACACGTGGCGCTGGACCGGTTCCCTCGATTTTCTGAGTGAAGCGGATGTGTACCTGCCGTCGTTCGAGTGGGGGACTCCTTCTGGTGAGAATCGTTTCCGTGTCGCTCTCTCGAATCCCAACGGGGGGGCTGACGAGTACCAGACGAATAATGTCATGACATCGAGTTTTGTGCCTGTGCCGGTTCACGCAAAACCGATTTATGTGTATTTCAAGACGAATCTTGCAGCGTCGGAAAACTGGTATGAGGTTCTCGATGCCGGGGGAAATCAGGTTCATGTGAAGAGCGGCTTTGCGAACAACACGATCAATCGCGATACGTTGAGACTTCCGAATGGCTGTTATGAGTTCATCCTGCACGACACAGGGAATGACGGCATCTCGTTCTGGGCCAATAACGACGGCTCGGGAAACATCAATTTCCGCATGGTGGGCGGCTCGCTGTGGGCGTCGCTCGGGGCGGACTTCGGCAAGGAAACACGGTACTCCTTCCGGCTCGAGATTCCGACTGGACTGGACGACGTTCCCGTCACCGTCGATGCATTTGACGTGTATCCCAACCCGGCCGCATCCGGCATCACGGTCTCCTTCGAACACCAGGCATCGGCGCATATCACCCTCTCGCTCACTGATCTTCTCGGCCGGCGCGTTCTGACGCATGATGCGGGAAACATGAACACGGGCACGCATGAATTACTGCTTTCAACGCAGGGTGTCGCTCCCGGGACCTACGTCCTCGATGTAGCTCGTAACGGGAAACCTTTCAGGCAGGCAACAGTGCGTGTTCTGCGTTGA
- a CDS encoding ComF family protein — protein MKTQTVAHEQPGDAGGRLRAGLNAASRSIHALLDFVYPPRCLVCEVPLRPEDVLCARCIADAPSYPMTAGASHEHLASLSYSADARAMFVAFEFEPGGGIAETIHAMKYRGLFRMARWLGRVIGERCVGSELVGGDPLLVPVPLHPVKQLERGYNQAAELCCGIADETGLTVVPDALRRARYTASQAAMKLDLARRKSNTLNAFEVHPRRVALIRERPVIVVDDLITTGATISECAFVLREQGSPEVRLLAAARPPKAE, from the coding sequence ATGAAAACACAGACTGTAGCGCACGAACAACCGGGGGACGCAGGAGGCAGGCTGCGTGCGGGATTGAATGCTGCGTCGAGGTCCATACACGCGCTGCTCGACTTCGTCTATCCTCCGCGCTGCCTCGTGTGCGAGGTACCGCTCAGGCCAGAGGATGTCCTCTGCGCGCGTTGTATCGCGGATGCGCCGTCGTATCCAATGACTGCCGGCGCGTCGCACGAACACCTCGCATCACTGTCGTACAGTGCCGATGCCCGCGCGATGTTTGTTGCCTTCGAGTTCGAGCCGGGCGGCGGCATCGCGGAGACGATACACGCCATGAAGTATCGCGGCTTGTTTCGCATGGCGCGGTGGCTCGGCCGCGTGATAGGGGAACGGTGCGTCGGCAGCGAACTCGTCGGCGGGGACCCGCTACTGGTTCCCGTGCCACTGCATCCCGTGAAACAGCTCGAACGCGGCTATAATCAGGCGGCGGAGTTATGTTGCGGTATTGCCGATGAAACAGGCCTCACCGTTGTGCCCGACGCGCTGCGGCGAGCCCGGTATACGGCCTCGCAAGCTGCGATGAAGCTCGATCTCGCCCGAAGGAAATCGAACACGCTCAACGCGTTCGAAGTGCATCCCCGGCGCGTTGCATTGATTCGCGAACGGCCCGTGATTGTTGTCGACGACCTTATCACGACAGGGGCCACCATCAGCGAGTGTGCCTTTGTTTTACGCGAACAGGGCTCCCCCGAGGTTCGGCTTCTCGCCGCCGCGCGTCCGCCCAAGGCGGAGTAG
- a CDS encoding NTP transferase domain-containing protein produces MSSQHPVIILAGGKGMRLRPHADLVPKALVPVGGMPVIWHVMKLYSRCGYRHFVIALGHKGDIIAEWFERYRSRRCHYTLSMDGAPHQYHTALPDDERDWTITFVHTGEDTQTGGRVLRARPFVETDHFLTTYADGLSSVDIAAITRTHLAQGLPATMLSVLSPSRFGVVEAVDGKVTRFEEKPHSHIRINGGFFMFHRSIFDRITGDDAVLERDVLEPMAREGLLGVHEYDGFWHCLDTQKDLHTLERLWSSGHAPWSTGR; encoded by the coding sequence ATGAGCTCACAGCATCCTGTTATCATTCTTGCGGGCGGCAAGGGAATGCGGCTGCGTCCGCATGCGGATCTGGTACCCAAGGCACTCGTTCCCGTCGGGGGTATGCCGGTCATCTGGCATGTCATGAAGCTCTACTCGAGATGCGGGTACAGGCACTTTGTTATCGCGCTTGGACACAAGGGCGACATCATAGCCGAATGGTTCGAACGATACCGCTCACGGCGCTGCCATTACACGCTCTCGATGGACGGGGCCCCACACCAGTATCACACTGCGCTGCCCGATGACGAGCGGGACTGGACAATCACTTTCGTTCATACAGGAGAGGACACGCAGACGGGAGGCCGCGTCCTGCGCGCGCGCCCGTTTGTCGAGACCGATCATTTCCTGACGACCTATGCCGACGGTCTTTCCTCGGTCGATATTGCCGCGATAACACGCACACATCTCGCCCAAGGCCTTCCCGCGACGATGCTGTCGGTCCTTTCCCCATCGCGTTTCGGCGTGGTTGAAGCAGTCGATGGAAAGGTGACACGGTTCGAAGAGAAGCCGCACAGCCATATCCGCATCAACGGCGGATTCTTCATGTTCCACCGGTCGATATTCGACAGGATCACAGGCGACGATGCCGTGCTCGAACGCGATGTTCTCGAGCCGATGGCGCGTGAGGGTTTGCTCGGTGTTCATGAGTACGACGGCTTCTGGCATTGCCTCGATACGCAGAAGGACCTCCATACACTCGAGCGGCTGTGGTCTTCAGGCCATGCCCCGTGGAGTACCGGGCGTTAA
- a CDS encoding universal stress protein, which yields MSTRLVVGLDGSPFAARALEAGLRRAARHGSTLIGVAVIDQPAIEQVEVGAYPGSIQLSHETVSRLFNEAKVRAQQSIENFRDLCTRADVLFEDVIHSGSAADALNEEGKTADMILLGIRTFFSTGPGGPPDDTLRRLFDRPVCPVLALPESGELPSHVIFAYDGSPNAARALQAYVHVTPNLPGDVTVTLLCVSQEFEKHKYDLERAEVYLRAHGYTPSTLVLSGAPSEVILSTAREYHPALVILGGPYYRGIAERLFGSVAESVIADGTIPVFVYH from the coding sequence ATGAGCACACGACTTGTTGTCGGACTCGACGGTTCTCCATTCGCGGCACGCGCTCTGGAGGCCGGGCTGCGCCGCGCAGCCCGGCATGGCTCCACTCTTATCGGAGTAGCGGTCATCGATCAGCCCGCCATCGAACAGGTCGAAGTGGGAGCATATCCGGGCTCAATTCAATTATCGCACGAGACAGTCTCGCGTCTCTTCAATGAGGCCAAGGTGCGTGCGCAACAATCCATCGAAAACTTCCGCGACCTTTGCACAAGGGCCGACGTTCTGTTCGAAGACGTCATCCACTCCGGATCGGCTGCGGACGCGCTGAATGAAGAGGGAAAGACCGCGGACATGATACTCCTCGGCATCCGGACATTTTTTTCGACCGGGCCGGGTGGACCGCCTGACGACACACTGCGACGGTTGTTCGACCGCCCCGTGTGCCCCGTCCTGGCGCTTCCCGAATCCGGCGAGCTACCGAGTCACGTCATTTTTGCGTACGACGGGAGTCCAAACGCCGCGCGGGCGCTGCAGGCCTACGTGCACGTCACGCCGAATCTGCCGGGCGACGTCACAGTGACGCTTCTATGTGTGAGCCAGGAGTTCGAAAAACACAAGTACGATCTGGAAAGGGCCGAAGTGTATCTTCGCGCGCACGGATACACTCCATCGACACTGGTACTCAGCGGAGCGCCATCAGAGGTCATACTTTCGACCGCACGTGAATATCATCCCGCTCTCGTGATACTGGGTGGACCGTACTATCGTGGCATCGCCGAGCGCCTGTTCGGCAGTGTCGCCGAATCTGTCATTGCCGACGGCACCATCCCCGTTTTTGTATACCATTAG